One genomic window of Corticium candelabrum chromosome 21, ooCorCand1.1, whole genome shotgun sequence includes the following:
- the LOC134196775 gene encoding uncharacterized protein LOC134196775, translating into MAAKSSETYSVAIYDDIGEALWSTRGESRMAYRLLATMPQGVRLIVKNLSEPSESDSSVALDEREMWHEYLQPKSPLRGLVKDVCGREVRKELLVARNDFVLEVAEYRKPYEPTASPDETVSTIKKKSSGASKQTGSATECSSR; encoded by the exons ATGGCTGCAAAATCTTCAGAGACGTACTCTGTGGCTATTTATGACGACATAGGAGAAGCGCTGTGGTCCACGAGGGGTGAAAGCAGAATGGCATATCGACTGTTAGCCACAATGCCTCAAGGAGTGCGCTTAATCGTGAAAAACCTATCTGAACCGTCGGAATCAGATTCGAGCGTAGCCCTCGACGAAAGAGAAATGTGGCACGAATATTTGCAACCCAAGAGTCC ATTGCGGGGGCTAGTGAAAGACGTATGCGGTCGTGAAGTAAGAAAAGAGCTCTTAGTGGCAAGAAACGACTTCGTGCTCGAGGTTGCCGAGTATCGAAAACCGTATGAACCTACTGCTTCTCCTGATGAAACGGTTAGCACAATCAAGAAGAAAAGCTCTGGCGCCAGTAAACAAACTGGGTCCGCCACTGAGTGTTCATCTAGATGA
- the LOC134196841 gene encoding uncharacterized protein LOC134196841: protein MAACSDSETIPLVLVTGASGYLANHIVQQLLEEKSYRLRGTVRNVSSTLSLREQFPSLHIVEADLNDDKGWQEAIEGCTYVIHVASPLPIHVPRDETEVIRPAVDGTRRVLQACMDVGSVRRVVVTSSMTAVSGMGEHGRTYTENDWPDADTLKDPYSKSKTLAERAAWEFVDGKSVELVSIVPGLLLGPLLTAKPGASLEVVKRILENSIPGCPHIYLNTVDVRDAARAHVVALVSERAPGNRYIICGESLWMKEVAQIVYDEFSSQGYRVPTRGMPKFFIWLASLFSSQLDAVLPRIGNEIQFSTQKMKEDLEISTRPVRESIIDSCYSLISKGFVEKKQGYRPRQHIASSSQLD from the exons ATGGCTGCTTGTTCAGATAGCGAGACTATCCCTCTTGTTCTTGTTACGGGAGCGTCTGGTTACTTGGCAAACCACATTGTGCAGCAGCTACTTGAGGAAAAAAGCTACAGGCTGCGCGGTACTGTTCGCAATGTCTCGAGTACTCTATCCCTCAGAGAACAGTTTCCAAGCTTGCATATTGTGGAGGCAGATCTCAACGATGACAAGGGATGGCAAGA GGCCATTGAAGGCTGCACGTATGTTATACACGTAGCCTCTCCTTTACCCATCCATGTTCCTCGAGATGAGACAGAAGTCATTCGACCAGCAGTCGATGGCACCAGACGTGTATTACAAGCCTGTATGGACGTCGGTAGTGTGCGCCGTGTGGTTGTGACCAGCTCTATGACTGCTGTATCAGGCATGGGTGAACACGGACGAACATACACCGAAAATGACTGGCCAGATGCTGACACATTAAAAGACCCTTACTCCAAAAGCAAAACTCTAGCAGAACGTGCAGCCTGGGAATTTGTTGATG GCAAAAGTGTTGAGTTGGTTTCAATTGTTCCCGGACTGCTGCTTGGCCCATTGTTGACCGCTAAGCCTGGTGCATCACTTGAG GTCGTAAAACGGATTTTAGAAAATAGTATCCCTGGCTGTCCTCACATCTATTTAAATACGGTGGATGTTCGGGACGCCGCTAGAGCTCATGTGGTAGCTTTGGTCAGTGAAAGAGCTCCTG GGAACCGATACATCATTTGTGGAGAATCCTTATGGATGAAAGAGGTGGCACAGATTGTTTATGATGAGTTCTCATCCCAAG GCTACAGGGTTCCTACTAGGGGCATGCCCAAGTTCTTCATTTGGCTTGCCAGTCTGTTTTCGTCTCAACTCGATGCTGTCCTACCAAGAATAGGAAACGAAATTCAATTTTCAACACAGAAG ATGAAGGAAGACTTGGAGATTAGTACTCGACCGGTGAGAGAGAGCATCATTGATTCGTGCTACTCGCTTATTTCAAAAGGATTCGTGGAAAAGAAACAAGGGTACCGTCCTCGTCAACACATTGCAAGTTCCTCACAGTTGGATTAA